The Aestuariibaculum lutulentum genome segment CAATTTGCTTTAGGTGTGTTTACTATACTTTTACAAGTACCTTTGTGGTTAGGAATTGCACATCAAATTGGTGCATTTTTCCTGCTAAGCGCGATGACATTTACCTTGCATAGGTTCACTAAATAATTGAAAAAAAACATACCTTTGCACTTTAATTTTTTACAATGATTTACAGATTTAGAGTTATACTTGATAACGATCTTGAAGAGGATGTATTCCGCGATTTAGAAATTCGTGAAGACGACACACTTGAAGATTTACACAATACCATTACACAATCTTTCGGGTTTGATGGCAATGAAATGGCTTCATTTTATTTAAGTGATGACGAATGGAACCAAGGTGAAGAAATTTCGTTATTCGATTTAAGCGACGACAATTCGGCTCGCCTAATGAATGAAACTTCTATTAATGATACTGTAGATCAATCTCGTACTAAACTTATTTATGTGTACGACTTTTTAAGTATGTGGACATTCTTTGTGGAGTTAGCCGAAATTGTTGAAGAATCTGAAGGTGTAGACTACCCTAACCTAATGTTTGTTCACGGACAAATTCCAGATACAGCTCCGGAAAAAAGCTTTGAAGCTGATGATGATTTTGACGATTTTAACGACGAGTTCGAAGACGGATTTGACTTCGACGATTACGACGGCTTAGACTTCGACGAAAACTGGAACTAATATAATAATCCGTTAAAATTATTTAAATTTTAACGGATTTACATTTTCATAATTATGGGTTAAATATTCTAGAGACTTCTTTAGAATATTCCCCATAGATTTACACTTTTTAAAGCCCACATCTAAAGTATAATCGTATATTTTAGACTTTAGCAACTTTATATTTTCTTCTTTAGAAATAACATCATCTTCCATACACTCCAAAAGTGAACCTATGCGATTATGATAACTTTTTAATCGTTTTACCAATATAGAGCGCTCTTCAATCTTGTATTGATCGATTGATAATTTCTGAAACGTCTCAGAAACCAGCTCAACCATTTTTAAATTCTCTTTAAAAAACTGCGGACGGTAAATATTAAACTTGCCTTCGTAAGATTGCTGATCGAAATCTATCGCTCTAATCTTATACACAACATGATCAAAATCGTGCGTTGGCACAATAACATAGTTATACGAACGCATATCACCTAAAAGTCTAATCATACAGCGCTCGTTAAATTTAACAAATTCCTTAGCTATCTGCGACTTTTCAGATTTATCACATTTGGGTAAAAAGTTTTTAATGAATTCATCACCAGGAATTCCGGCTATATGTTCTTCAATCAACGTGTCTTTATACACCAGAAAATTTAAATTATATGGCGATAACATATGCTCTAACTCCAAACCATAAATACGTGAGGCATCAGCCTTTTTAATATAGAAATACGTAAAATTATCATTCAGGATATTTCTAACCTTAATTCTAAAAGGCTTTGAATTTCCAAACGTACAGTAGTCAATCGCATCAACACTTAAAAACGGAAAGGTGTTTTCATTACCATCAGAATGCAAAATGGTGTAAACTTTTTTCAAAGCATTTTCAATCTCCTCGCGTTCATAATCATTGTAATAAACCCGAATCCAAAGGGTATCATTATCGTCTTTGTCATATACCACAATAGATCCCTGAAAACGCAACAAATCGTCATAAAATATAGGTAACTTTATGTTTCGGTTATATTCTGCTAAATACGCATCAAGCTTTTCGGTAATAGGGTAAGAAGGTTTCTTTTTTGAAATAATTAAATCGTTCATATGCATTTCGTTCCTGTCAAATCACGGTATTAATTTACTTATTTTATTTTAAACCTGTAACAAAATATGGGCTGTATCGTCATACTTTTAAACTAACCCATGCTGCGGCATAAAACTAAAACATTTGGAACCAATACTTACCATTAATAATCTCACCAAAAATTTTGGTCATTTAACGGCAGTAAAAGACCTCTCATTTACCATAAATAAAGGCAATGTATACGGCATTTTAGGCCCTAACGGCAGTGGAAAATCTACAACCCTTGGTATTGTTTTAAATGTCGTTAACAAAACCAGTGGGGATTTTAAATGGTTCGACGGAAACACCTCAACTCATGACGCCTTGAAGAAAGTTGGCGCTATTATAGAACGCCCAAACTTCTACCCTTATATGACAGCGACTCAAAATCTGAGTCTGGTATGCAAAATTAAAGGAGTCAACTTTGATAAAATTGATGAAAAACTGGAAATCGTAGGGCTTTTAGAGCGTAAACACAGCAAATTCAGCACCTATTCTTTAGGTATGAAACAACGTTTGGCCATTGCTTCTGCTCTACTTAACGATCCTGAAATTTTAATTCTAGACGAACCAACAAACGGGTTAGATCCTCAAGGTATTCACCAAATACGCGAAATTATTAAGCAAATTGCCGAAAAAGGCACAACCATTCTTCTCGCATCGCATTTATTAGATGAAGTAGAAAAAGTGTGTTCACACGTGGTGGTGCTTAGAAAAGGCGTGAAATTATATTCTGGCCGTGTAGATGAAATGATTTCTAGTCATGGCTTTTTTGAGTTGAAATGTGACAATCAGGAGGCTTTAGTTTCTCTTTTAGAGAATCATAAATCCTTTTCAAACATCAAGATTAAAGATAATTTAGTTACAGCATTTTTAAATGAACCTATGGATAGCGGTACGTTTAACCAACACCTTTTTAATAACGGTATTGTGCTTACCCATTTAGTACAACGTAAAGAAAGCCTGGAAGAGCAATTTTTACAATTAACCGATAAAAACTAACCGCCAAAACCTGTATTATGCTTCGTTTATTAAATTTAGAATTACAAAAACTATTACTGAATCGCACCAGCAAAGTTTTAATATTTATTTCCTTCATTCTACCATTTTTTGTTATCCTGTTGTCCTCTTTAAAAATTAATGTTTTCGGTTTTTTCACTTTAGAGCTAGGTGAATTAGGAATTTTTAATTTTCCAATAATCTGGCACTTAACCACATTTTTCGCCTCGCAATTTAAATTCTTCTTTGCTATTGTAGTAGTAAGTATGATTGGCAACGAATACAGTAATAAAACCATAAAGCAAAACCTGATAGACGGACTTAGTAAAAAGGAATTTATACTTTCTAAATTTTACGCCATTGTTTTCTTTTCAGCGGTTTCAACAATTTTAATCGCATTAATTTCAATATGTATTGGTCTATATTATTCTAGCTATAACGAATTTAATATCATCATTAGAGAAACCAGTTTTCTGCTAGCGTATTTAGTAAAACTTATCGGTTTCTTCAGTTTATGTTTATTCTTCGGCATGTTAGCCAAACGTTCGGCATTTGCATTAGCCTTTCTATTTATACTTTTTATTTTAGAATGGTTAGGATTTGGTTTATTAACCTGGCAATTCAATATGGACATTGCCGAAAGTATTCAGAACTTTTTCCCTTTAAAATCGATGTACAAATTAATAGACCAACCGTTCCAACGCATTGCCATAACTAAGTTTCCTGATAAAGGTGAACTTATGTATGATTACGCTGTGCATTGGCATGAAATAGCTATAGTTTTGGGTTGGACAGCACTTTTCATCTTTTTATCGTACAGACTGTTAAAAAAGAGAGACTTATAACATTCTTTTAATAGATTTGTTATGATATGGTGAAGAAAATAGCAACTCTATTAATATTTTTAAATACCTGTTTTAGTTTTAGTCAAAGTGAAGCCTCGAACTGGTTTTTTGGTGATAATGCAGGTATTCGGTTTAACCGTGACGGAACAATCTCAGAACTAACTAACGGACGTCTTAGCACCACGGAAGGTTGCGCGACTATTTCTGATGCTAACGGCAACCTGCTATTCTATACAGATGGTGTTACAGTCTGGAATAAAAACCATACTGCTATGCCAAATGGTTATGGACTTTATGGAGATTCATCGAGTACACAATCGGCTATTGTAGTACCTCAACCAGAGAACCCGGACATTTATTATATTTTCACGGTAGACACCTCGGTTGGCAGAAATGATCCCGACTACGGATTTAACTATTCTATTGTTGATATGACTTTAGATTCTGGACTAGGAAACGTTACCATTAAAAATTCCAGATTACTATCTAACTGTTCTGAAAAAGTCACAGCGGTGGTTAAAGATTGTGTAAGCCAATCCATTTGGGTTATTACTTTTGCCCCAGACAGAACAGAATTTATTGACACCTTTTATGCTTATGAAGTGAGTACTACAGGGTTAAATACAACACCTGTTAAGTCCGCTTTCGCAACAGATATTCAAGATAAAAGAGGGTATTTGAAATTATCGCCTGAAGGAACAAAACTAGTTTGCGCCAATGGACAATACGGCCTTTTTTTATATGATTTTGATAAAACAACAGGAATCGTTAGTAACGAAATTCCAATTAACATTAATTTTTCTTTAAACAGTCAAAAGCCTCAAGTGTCTTACGGTGCAGAGTTTTCTCCGAGTAGTGAATTACTTTATATTACCTCGTATTACGAAACTACCGAAGAAGAAGGCTTCAACCCTATATACCAATATGGTGCTTTATTGCAATACGATTTAACGGCTCCAAACATTAGTGCTTCAGAAGTGGTTTTAGACCACAGCCAAACCTATAGAGGCGCCTTACAGTTGGGGCCGAACGGTAAAATTTACAGAACTATGAATAGAAGTTACAATATCGGTCTTCCGTATCTTTCTGTAATTAACACTCCTAACAATAAAGGCACAGCCTGCAATTATACGCATAGTGCTCTGCAAATCAGCCGAAATGGGCGCCAAGGCTTACCACCTTTCATCACCTCGTTCTTTTCTCAAAAGATTGATATTATTGGCTATTCAGATACATTCTCTATTGAACTTGAACTATGTGAAAATGACACATATACTTTAAAAGCGCCCGAAATTCCTGGAGCCACCTATATCTGGTCGTTTAACGGTCAAGAAATTTCAAATACCGATTATTTTTTAGATGTAAATGAAGGAGGCGTTTATAATGTGTTTATTGATCCAAATACAGGCGAATGTGACAAAACTTTGGAGGGTGTTGCTAACGTTATTTATAATGAAAATCCCGTTGCTTACGATTATAAACTAACCCAGTGCGATGAAGACGGTATTCAGGGTGGTTTTACCAGATTTAATTTAAACGAAGCCACTTCTTACCTTACCGGAAACAATGAAAATCTAGCGGTTGAATTCTATTTGGATGCATCTCTTACTCTCCCAGTTACAACACCTGAAGACTTCAATTTTGATGCTGAAACCCCACAACCTGTATATACCAAAGTCTATAATAAAAACACAAATTGTTTCGATATTTCAACGCTAACACTAGAGGTAAGCTTAACTCAAATTCCAGACTTTACGGCAACACCTCAATGTGATGAACTCTATTCGGAGGACGGTTTGAATACTTTTTATCTAAATGATATCACAACTGAATTACAAACAACAAATAATATTTTATCCTCGAGTATAACCTTTTACGAAACTTACGAGGATGCCCTATTGGAACAAAACCGTTTAAATTCAATTTATAACAATACAACACCATATAATCAAACTATTTACTCGAGAATTGAAAACGACAACAGTTGCTTCGGTATTAATAAAATCTTCCTTTCAGTCAATAAAATTCCGGAAGTTGAAGCTGAAGACTACAGACTGTATTGTTTAAATAGTTACCCGCAAACCATAATAATTGATGCAGGTATGGTTAACGACAATCCCGATAATTACACATATTTATGGTCAACAGGGGAAACCACTCATGACATTGCTATTAATCAACCTGGCATTTATACGGTTGTTATTAGCAATGCTGCTGATTGTAGCAAGGAAAGAACTGTGACTGTAGAAGCATCTAATATCGCAACAATAGACAATATTTTAGTTAAAGACGCTTCAGAGAATAACACAATAACAACTGTTGTTTCGGGAGAAGGACTTTATGAATTTGCTTTATATGATGACAATAACATACTTGTAACCGACTATCAGGAAAGCAATGTATTTACAAACATTAGAGCAGGTATTTATAAAGTTTATATCAAGGATGTAAAAAATGATTGTGGCATGGTTTATCAAAGTGTTTCTGTTATTGGTTTCCCTAAAGTATTTACACCCAACAACGACGGATTTAATGACACCTGGCAGGTTTACGGGACATCAGACATGTTTCAGCCTAATTCAAAAATTCAGATTTTTGATCGCTATGGAAAATTATTAAAAGAATTAACGCCTTTAAATGGTGGCTGGGATGGCAGTTTTAATGGCAAACAACTTCCTAACGATGACTACTGGTTTTTTGTAACGCTTCAGGATGGTAGGATTTTCAAAGATCACTTCACCTTAAAACGCTAATATTTAACCTAATAATAATGCATTTCATCGTATTTTCTTTGCGTTTCATCTGAATTTTAGCTACTTTTCACAGGTTTAAAACCAAGTTTTAATTAAACCCACACCCAAACGAAATCAAGTGACTAAAAGCCTTAATACCTGCCTTAGCTTATTCCTGATATTTTTCGGATATAATCTTATTTTTTCACAGCAAATAACTGTGAATAATTCTATTTCAGTTCAGGATTTAATAGAAAATAATTTAGCCAGTAATTGTGTTGAAATATCAAATGTTACCACATCACTTAATGGCATTGCCACAGGCTTTCCTAGCTTTGGTAGTTTCCAGAGTAATAACACCAACTTTCCGTTAAGCCAGGGTATTATTTTATCAACAGGTAATGCGGCTTCTGCGGGAAACACGGTTATTTCTGACGATTTAAGTGAAGGTGATTTAACCTGGGGCACCGATCCGGATATTGAAACTGCTTTAGGAACAAGTAACACAGTGAATGCTACGGTTATCGAATTTGACTTTATTGCCCTTTCTGATGTGATTCAGTTCAATTACATTTTTGCTTCCGAAGAATACTATGCCAATTATCCTTGTAATTCATCAGATGGTTTTGCTTTTTTAATACGAGAAAGTGGTAGTACAGCTCCATATGAAAACATTGCTGTTGTTCCAGGAACCAGCACTCCTGTAACCGTAAACAATATCCATAGTGAAATATTAGGGATTTGTGATGCCGCTAACGAACAATACTTCGCAGGATACAATTTAGCGAACACAAACTTTAACGGAAGCACAACGGTTTTAACTGCCGCTAGTAATGTGACTCCCAACGTACAATATCATGTAAAGTTAATTGTCGCCGATCAGGCTGGAGATCCTGGCTACGATTCTGCTGTATTTATCGAATCAACCACGTTTAGCGACTTGGAACTTGGAGATGATATTAATACCTGTTCAAGCAGTGTTACCCTTAATGGAGAAATACAAAATCCCTTAACTACCTATGCCTGGTACAGAGATAACGCCGTTATACCCGGAGAAACTAATCCTACTTTAACCACATCTTTAACCGGATTATATAGAGTTGAAATTACCATAAGTGGCGTAAGTTGTGTTATTACTGATGAAGTTTATGTAACGATTGACAATGAGTTAACCATGAACCCCATATCTCCATACACTTTATGTGACGCTAATGGTGACGGACAAGAAACTTTTGATTTAACGACTAAAAATTCAGATGTTGAGAATACCCTATCAACTCTTCCCACAAACTATACTATTGCGTATTATTATTCTGATGATGATGCGAGAAACAATCCTTCCAGCAACATTACAAATCCTATAACTACTAATTCGACATCAATTTACGTACGCGTAGAGGATACTGACAATGGTTGTTTGTTCTTCGGAACATTTGATTTAATTGTTAATGCACTACCAAATGTTAATCAACCAGATGTTTGGGACATTTGTGATAATGATAACGTGCCAGACAGTCGTACCGAAATAGATTTAAGAGAACAAGATATTATTATAACGGGTGGTGCATCAAACCTATCGGTAAGCTATCACTATTCACAAGATGGAGCAATTAATGACTATGATATTGTTGTTACACCTTATACCAATACTAACCCAAACGAAACACTTTATGTTCGAGTTGAAGATACGCAAACTGGATGTACAAACACCTCAGCAACTCTAACCCTAAATGTTACTAATGGAAATACACAAATTTTAAGGAACCGACAGTATCTTGATGCCTGCGATCCAGATCATGATGGCTTTGCTAATTTTGATTTAACTGAAGTTATAAGCCGAATTTTAAATGGAGCAAACGGATTCAATAATCCAACATACCATACCTCTCAGGAAGATGCCGAATCGGGAACGAATCCAATTCCAGATCCAACCAATTTCCAGAACACGATTGCTAACGAACAAACCATTTTCATTCGTTTGGAGGACAGTACAACAGGGTGTTATGCCATTATTCTTTTAGAAATTCATACCAATTTACTTCTTACCGGAACAGACACCAATGAGTTCGCCTTATGTGATGAAGCAGGTAGTAACGGTACTATTGGTTTTGATTTATATGCGGTAGAAAATTATATTATTGGAGAAATTCCAACTCTTTATTTCCCTATTGAAGTTTCATTTTTCGAAACCCAAAACGATTTAAACAACAATAATGCTATAAACAAAGATGTTTTATACGATGTTAGTGCTACCCAACCCTCAACCCTATTAATTAGAATTGTAAATACAGATACAGGTTGCACTGAAGAGGAAGATATTATTTTGCGTGTCAATCCTATTCTATTGTTCAATCCACCAGCTCCGGTTCCTTATTGTGATAATGATAACGATGGTATGGCAGATGTATATCTTCATGATTTCGATGCTCAAATTCTAAACGGTAATACAGATTTTACAGTTTCTTATTTTGCTTCGGAAGATGATGCCATACAAAATCTAACTCAACTTCCAGACCCTTATTTTGTAGACCAGCAAACTACAGTGTGGGCACGTATTACCAATACCAACACAGGCTGTCATACCGAAAATTCATTCGATATTGCCGTGGTTGTTGCCCCAGCAACCTCTCAACCTGGAAATATCATTATTTGTGATAACGATCAAGATGGATTCTCAATAGTGAATTTAGATCAAACTATAGACGAATTAGTTACGGACCCAACAGGCTTAAACATTAGTTTTCACACATCGCTTGCCAATGCTGAAGCAAACATAGCACCTATAACCAATTCTTCGAGTTACGATGCTAATTCTCAAACAATATATGTTCGTGTTACCGATGCTTCAGCAACCACGACTTGTCCTTCAATTCAATCATTCAATATCATAATCAACACTCTTCCGGTCATCCCAACCATTTCTCCGTACCAGATATGTGTTGACCAAAGTATTACTTCTGCCGATTTTATCTTCGCAAATAAAGATGCTGAGATATTAAACGGTCAAACCGGCAAAGAAGTCTATTATTTTGAAGACAGTAACTATACAACCCTAATCAATAAGAACAATCCGTATCCAAGTAATGGTGCTCAAACCATTTACATACGTGTTGAAAACATCTCAGATCCGAGTTGTAATGCCACCTCATCATTTACTTTAGAATTGTCACACTACCCAACCTATAATACAGATTTTACCGATTTCCCTCCTGTATGTCAAAGTACTGCTAACGATTATACTTTTAATTTTGAAGAAAAACGTCAGGAGATAGCGCAAGGCAGTACCGATAATTTAAACATTCAGTTTTTCTTAGATGAAAACGATGCCATAAACAATACAGGCACACCTCTTCCAGACCAATTCACCTATGCTTTTAACGCACAAAATAGACAAGGTCAGTTTTATGTACGTATTGAAAACACAGGAAACTCTTGTGCTTTACTCGAAGTGGTTAGATACATTACCTTCCCTACACCACATATTATTTCAGCAACTATCGCCCCTGTTTGTGATGTTGATTACGATGGCAGTACAACCATAGACTTGACAACTACAAATTATAATATTGAGAATGTCAGATTCAGTGATGTTTCAATTTCGTATTACGAAACTTTTGATGAAACATCGATGACGTTAACCAACGAAATTCCTAGTTCAATTATTACAAACTACCCACTAACTACTAGTCAGACCATTTATATAAAGGCTGAAATTGAAGACACTGGATGCTATGATTATATTGCTATGGAATTACAAGTAAACTTGCCTCCGGCAGTAAACACTATCGACCCGATTGTATTTTGTGATAACGACACAAGCAGTTACGATTTATCACAAGTAAATACCATGTTAGTCGATAACACCAATAACATTACAATTACCTACCACAACACCCAAACTGATGCAGAAAGCGGTACTTCCCCAATCAGCACCAATTACTCTTACACCTCTAGCAATCCTAACATATATGCCAGAGTAGCCAATAGCATTACAGGATGTTTTGTCACACAGGCCTTCGAACTGCAAATTAACCCGAATCCTGTTGCCAATACGCCACAGGATTTTGAAGATTGTGACGACGATTTTGATGGCTTTTTAGAATTCAATTTAACAGATAACAATGCAAACATTTTAGGAAGCCAGAGTGCTTCAGAATTTACCATTACCTATTATAACGATATTAACGATGCTATAGCTAAAGAAAACCCATTAGGAGATTTACACGCTGCCGTTAACGGAGAGATTGTATTTGCTCGCATTGAAAATAATTTAACAGCTTGTTACGATATTACTCAGTTTAACATTTTTGTCAATCCGTTACCTACAATTCCTGTTGAAGATGTAGAGCCACTTTGTCTTAATGATTTACCTCAATCCGTAAGTGCCGAAACCGGAAATGCAGGAGACACTTACCTTTGGGATACTGGGGAAACTACTCCTGAAATTGAATTAGACATTGCCGACATTGGAGCACATTGGGTAGAAGTTACCACTCTTAACGGATGTTCTTTTAGAAAAGATTTCAGCCTTATTGAATCTGAAGAAGCAGAAATTAACTTCACGACTAAAGTCGATTTCGCCGACCCAAACAGTATTACCGTTGATGTAAGCGGTATTGGTAATTATGTGTATATTTTAGATAACGGTGAGCCTCAAACCTCAAACGTATTTAACAATGTCACCTTCGGACTTCATCAAGTTACTATACGCGATTTAAACGGCTGTGAAGATGTCATTACCGAAGTATTTGTATTCGATATTCCTAAATTCTTTACACCAAATAATGATGGTACTTTCGACACCTGGCATGTTATAGGTATCGATCAACTTCCGGGAACTTTAGTTTACATCTATGATCGCTACGGAAAACTATTAAAAACCCTTACACATAATTCAATTGGCTGGGATGGTACTTTTAATGGACAAAATATGCCTTCAAACGATTATTGGTTTGTTGCTAAAATTGTTCAAAACGGGAATCCTTTTGAAGTGAAAGGACATTTTGCACTAAAACGTTAAAAGCCTTATAGATTAATAATGAAGTTTTTATATTTACAGGTATAGTTCATTTATAATGAAATACCTGATTTTTCTAAGCTTTCTTATAATTTGCAATCTCTGTTTTAGTCAAAATGTACAGGTAGACAGCCAGACCTATACGGCGCAACAACTTATTGAAGATATTTTAATAGGCAGCAACTGTATCTCTAACGTGATGGTGACCAATGTTAGCGGAGGCAACTTTAATAATACAGACCAAAGCTACGGGTATTTTAACGCTTCAGGAACCTCCTTTCCTTTTCAAAGTGGTATTGTTTTAAGTACAGGAAAACTTTCCAATGTTCCGGGGCCAAACACCTCTTTAAGTGATGATAATGCCAATAACTGGAATGGCGATAACGATTTGGAAAACATTTTAAATGAAAGCAACACTATCAATGCCACTATCATAGAATTTGAATTCACCTCTATTGCTTCACAAATAAGTTTCCGTTATTTATTTGCCTCCGAAGAATATCAGGAAAACAATGCAAACACATGTCAGTATTCAGATTTATTTGGCTTTTTAATTCGGAATGTGAACGACTCACAATACACGAATATTGCACTTATTCCCAACACACAGACTCCCGTAAAAGTGACTACAGTCCATCCCGAAATACCTAACGGATGTTCCGCTCAAAACGAAGCATATTTTGGCAGTTGGAATGATGCCTCTGCTCCTATTAATTTTAACGGTCAAACAACAGTATTAACAGCTACTGCAAATACAATACCTAATGAAACCTATCATGTTAAGCTCGTTATTGCAGACGAACAAAATTACCGCTACGATTCAGCTGTATTTCTTGAAGCTGGTAGTTTTATACTCAATACCGATTTAGGAGAAGACCAGTTGATTGCAACTAGTAATCCACTTTGCGAAAATGAGACAATAGTTTTAGATGCCAGTTCATCAAATGGCATTGCCTATAAATGGTTTAAAGATAACATCGAACTAAATAATGAAACCAACAGCTCTTATACCGTAACTGAAGCAGGAACTTACAATATTGAAATAGATTTAGGTAATAATTGCACATCCTACGGAGAAATCATTATTGAATACATAGACAACCCTATAGTTGCAAATACGACATTAATTGCCTGTGACGAAGATTTAGATCAATTAACAACCTATAATCTGTTTGATGCTGAACAGATGATAACCAACAACGACAATACATTACAAATATCTAATTTCTTCACAACCTCTTCCGATGCCGAAAATCAACAAAACAAAATACAAAATCCTACTACATTTAAAAGTACGATACCTCAACAAACTATTTATGCTCGCGTAGAAAATCAAAATCAATGTTTTTCAATAGCAGAAATAACTTTAGACATTTCAACTAACAACATTATTATTACTCCTTTTGAGACCTGTGACGATGACACCCCTGACGGATTCACAACCTTTAATCTTGATGATTTAAGAACTAACATTAAACCTAATGTTCCTGTGAAC includes the following:
- a CDS encoding T9SS type B sorting domain-containing protein translates to MNNSISVQDLIENNLASNCVEISNVTTSLNGIATGFPSFGSFQSNNTNFPLSQGIILSTGNAASAGNTVISDDLSEGDLTWGTDPDIETALGTSNTVNATVIEFDFIALSDVIQFNYIFASEEYYANYPCNSSDGFAFLIRESGSTAPYENIAVVPGTSTPVTVNNIHSEILGICDAANEQYFAGYNLANTNFNGSTTVLTAASNVTPNVQYHVKLIVADQAGDPGYDSAVFIESTTFSDLELGDDINTCSSSVTLNGEIQNPLTTYAWYRDNAVIPGETNPTLTTSLTGLYRVEITISGVSCVITDEVYVTIDNELTMNPISPYTLCDANGDGQETFDLTTKNSDVENTLSTLPTNYTIAYYYSDDDARNNPSSNITNPITTNSTSIYVRVEDTDNGCLFFGTFDLIVNALPNVNQPDVWDICDNDNVPDSRTEIDLREQDIIITGGASNLSVSYHYSQDGAINDYDIVVTPYTNTNPNETLYVRVEDTQTGCTNTSATLTLNVTNGNTQILRNRQYLDACDPDHDGFANFDLTEVISRILNGANGFNNPTYHTSQEDAESGTNPIPDPTNFQNTIANEQTIFIRLEDSTTGCYAIILLEIHTNLLLTGTDTNEFALCDEAGSNGTIGFDLYAVENYIIGEIPTLYFPIEVSFFETQNDLNNNNAINKDVLYDVSATQPSTLLIRIVNTDTGCTEEEDIILRVNPILLFNPPAPVPYCDNDNDGMADVYLHDFDAQILNGNTDFTVSYFASEDDAIQNLTQLPDPYFVDQQTTVWARITNTNTGCHTENSFDIAVVVAPATSQPGNIIICDNDQDGFSIVNLDQTIDELVTDPTGLNISFHTSLANAEANIAPITNSSSYDANSQTIYVRVTDASATTTCPSIQSFNIIINTLPVIPTISPYQICVDQSITSADFIFANKDAEILNGQTGKEVYYFEDSNYTTLINKNNPYPSNGAQTIYIRVENISDPSCNATSSFTLELSHYPTYNTDFTDFPPVCQSTANDYTFNFEEKRQEIAQGSTDNLNIQFFLDENDAINNTGTPLPDQFTYAFNAQNRQGQFYVRIENTGNSCALLEVVRYITFPTPHIISATIAPVCDVDYDGSTTIDLTTTNYNIENVRFSDVSISYYETFDETSMTLTNEIPSSIITNYPLTTSQTIYIKAEIEDTGCYDYIAMELQVNLPPAVNTIDPIVFCDNDTSSYDLSQVNTMLVDNTNNITITYHNTQTDAESGTSPISTNYSYTSSNPNIYARVANSITGCFVTQAFELQINPNPVANTPQDFEDCDDDFDGFLEFNLTDNNANILGSQSASEFTITYYNDINDAIAKENPLGDLHAAVNGEIVFARIENNLTACYDITQFNIFVNPLPTIPVEDVEPLCLNDLPQSVSAETGNAGDTYLWDTGETTPEIELDIADIGAHWVEVTTLNGCSFRKDFSLIESEEAEINFTTKVDFADPNSITVDVSGIGNYVYILDNGEPQTSNVFNNVTFGLHQVTIRDLNGCEDVITEVFVFDIPKFFTPNNDGTFDTWHVIGIDQLPGTLVYIYDRYGKLLKTLTHNSIGWDGTFNGQNMPSNDYWFVAKIVQNGNPFEVKGHFALKR
- a CDS encoding T9SS type B sorting domain-containing protein, yielding MKYLIFLSFLIICNLCFSQNVQVDSQTYTAQQLIEDILIGSNCISNVMVTNVSGGNFNNTDQSYGYFNASGTSFPFQSGIVLSTGKLSNVPGPNTSLSDDNANNWNGDNDLENILNESNTINATIIEFEFTSIASQISFRYLFASEEYQENNANTCQYSDLFGFLIRNVNDSQYTNIALIPNTQTPVKVTTVHPEIPNGCSAQNEAYFGSWNDASAPINFNGQTTVLTATANTIPNETYHVKLVIADEQNYRYDSAVFLEAGSFILNTDLGEDQLIATSNPLCENETIVLDASSSNGIAYKWFKDNIELNNETNSSYTVTEAGTYNIEIDLGNNCTSYGEIIIEYIDNPIVANTTLIACDEDLDQLTTYNLFDAEQMITNNDNTLQISNFFTTSSDAENQQNKIQNPTTFKSTIPQQTIYARVENQNQCFSIAEITLDISTNNIIITPFETCDDDTPDGFTTFNLDDLRTNIKPNVPVNSLISFYKTTDDLFSETNSLPDSYKNTNAYSETIWVKIENGSDCYAASTVDLLVLESPQFLPSENIGYCLNNYPETITIDSGIVNLVNHSPTYTWYLNNTLIPENTSSININETGTYTVTVTFNNTCSESNTIDVVPSNIATIENIDIKQASENNTVTITVSGEGIYEFALDNNSFQNSNTFTNVKAGIHTVYVNDINGCGMIQKRVSVLGFPKYFTPNNDGVNDYWKPFGVTSEFYNDIDIKIFDRYGKLIKQINPSQSGWNGTLQGQPLPTDDYWYRVVLKDGSKYTGHFSLKR